GGCCGGCGGCCAGTTCGGTGAAGTCCACGCGCAGCACGTCGCGGTGGACGATGGTCAGCTCGCCCAGCGGCTCGGCGGCGGCGGTCAGCGGCGCGATCAGGTCACGGTCGAACTCGATCACCGTCAGCTTCGGGTGCACGCGCAGCAGCGGCAGCGTGATCGCGCCCTGGCCGGGGCCGATCTCGACCAGACGGTCGCCGTCTTTCGGATTGACCGCCATCACGATCTTGTCGATGTAGTGGCGGTCAGCCAGGAAATGCTGGCCAAGCTGCTTCTTGGCCGGTGCGGTGAACACCGGGCCGGAGGGGGAATGCGGGGAATTCATGCGCCCAGTGTACGTTGCCGCGCAAGCTGCGCACACAGCGTCGTTGCCGCCTGCAGGCTGGAGGGATCGGCGATGCCGCGGCCAGCCAGGTCCAGCGCGGTGCCATGGTCCACCGCCACGCGCGGGTAGGGCAGGCCCAAGGTCAGGTTCACCGCCTGTTCGAAGCCGGAATACTTCAGTACCGGCAGGCCCTGGTCGTGGTACATCGCCAGCACGGTGTCGAAGCCGGCCAGCTTGGCCGGTAGGAATGCAGTGTCGGCCGGCAGCGGCCCGACCAGGTCCATGCCCTCCGCGCGCAGGCGCTGCAGCAGCGGGATGACCAGATCCAGTTCTTCGCGGCCCAGGTGGCCGTCTTCGCCGGCGTGCGGGTTCAGGCCGAGCACGGCGATGCGCGGCGCAGCCAGGCCGAACTCACGGCGCAGTGCGGCATGCACGGTGCGCAGCGTGAGCTCCAGGCCGGGTGCGGTGATCGCATCGGCCACCTCGCGCAGCGGCAGGTGGGTGGTGGCCAGGGCCACACGCACGACGTGGTTGGCCAGCATCATCACCACCTTCACTCCGGCCTGGTCGGCAAGCAGTTCAGTGGTGCCGCTGTAGGCGATGCCGCCGTCGTTGATGACCGCCTTGTGCACCGGGCCGGTCACCACGCCGTGCAGTTCGCCGGACAGGCAGGCCTGGCCGGCACCGAGCAGGGCACCGATGACCGCGCCGGCATTGGCCGGATCGGCCTGGCCGAAGTGGCTGGGCGCAGCGTTGCGGACGGCCCGCAGGCGCAGATCGCCAGGGACGCGGGCTTCGGCGTCCTCGGGCAGCAGTTGCAGGGGCAGGTTCAGCGCGGCCGCGGCCGCGTGCAGGGTGTCCGGGTCGGCGAAGGCCAGCAGCCGGCAATCTTCACGCGGCTGCTGGACGAGGCGGACACACAGTTCCGGGCCGATCCCGGCGGGCTCGCCCGGTACCAGAGCGAGCTCGGGACGCATCGGTCAGGACTGCGGCGGGGTGGCGGTGTTTTCCGCGCGGTCGCCACTGCGGAAGCTGACGTAGGCTTCGCCACGCAGTTCCTGCAGGAAGCGGTTGTACTCGTCTTCCAGCTTGCGGCGGCCGATGGTCTCGCGGACCTGGGCACGCTGGTTGTCGGTGGTCACGTCGGTCTGGCGGGTCGCCACGCGCTGCACGATGTGCCAACCGGCGTCGGTGCGGAACGGCTGGCTGACGCCACCGTCCTGGAGACCTTGCACCTGCTGGCCGAAGGCCGGGCCAAACGCGTCGGCCGGGAACCAGCCCAGATCACCGCCCTGGCCCTTGCTGTTGTTGTCCTCGGAGGACTCCTTGGCAACGGTCTGGAACTCGGCACCACCGGCGATGCGGGCACGCAGGGTGTCGATCTTGGCCTTGGCGGCGGCGTCGGTCTGGTGGTCGTCCACGCGCACCAGGATGTGGCGGCCGTGGAACTCGGTGACCGTGTGCTCGCCGGCGGCGGCGGAGCTGCTGTCACGCACTTCCACCAGCTTCAGCAGCTGGAAGCCGCTCGGGCCACGGATCGGGCCGACCACTTCGCCCGGCTTCATCTTTTCCATCAACTGGGCAAAGGCCTGCGGGATTTCATCCAGGCTGCGCCAGCCCAGGTCGCCGCCTTCCAGTGCATTCGGGCTGTCCGAATAGCGCACGGCCGCCGCGTTGAAGTCCAGCTCGCCCTTGTCCAGCAGGGCCTTCACGCCATCGGCCTTCTTCTGGCCGGTGGCGATCTGGTCGGCGTTGGCACCGTCGGGCAGGGCGATCAGGATGTGCGCCAGGTGGTACTGGTTGCCCACCGTGGCCTGCTGCTTCAGCGCGGCGTCGACTTCACCCTCGCTGACGCTGATGCGGCTCTGCGCGAAGCTCTGGCGCAGGCGCTGCACGGTGATCTCATCACGCACCGAAGCGCGGAAATCGTTGAAGTCGATGCCGTCATGGGCCAGGCGCTGGCGCAGGGCGTCCAGGTTCGAACCATTCTGCTGGGCGATGGCGTTCATCGCCTGGTTCAGCTCCTGGTCGCTGACACGGATGCCGCTGCCCTGGGCGCGGGCGACCTGCAGCTTGACCAGCACCAGGCGTTCGAGCACCTGGCGGCTGAGCACGTCTTCCGGCGGCAGCTGGTTTTCACGGCCGGCGTACTGCGCCTTGATGTTGGCGATCGCACGCTGGAGCTCGCTCTGCAGGATCACGTCCTCATCGACGACGGCGGCGATGCGGTCAAGCGGCTGCGCCTCCTGGGCAAGCACCTGCAGGGGGGCGGACACGCTGGACACCGCCAGCAGCGAGGCGAGAAGAACGGGGAAGCGCTTGGTCATGGGATCAGGTTCGGATCGTAGTCATCCCGGGTCGCCCCGGTGTTGCTCGGCGGCACGAGATAGAGGTCGTCGCGGTTGTAGCCGAGGATAGCACGGCGCAGGGTGCGGTCCGTGTCCTGCCCCAGGGAGCTCAGGCCCTTGAGCACGAACTCCAGCTGGATGGCGTTGTTCATCTCGCCTTCGCGGTTGCGGACGTAGCGGCGCCCGACCACACGCACGGCCAGGCAGCAGCTGTCCCACTGGACGCCGGCGATGATTTCCAGCGGTTCCTTGTCCTGCAGCGAGTAGTAGTAGCGGCCGACCAGGCTCCAGCGCGCATTCAGCGGGTACAGGAACGACAGGTCGGCCTGCTCCAGCAGGGTCCGGTCATGCTTGTTGGCGGTGGCCGGGGCGCCCGAGTTGATGCGGTAGCGGTAGCTGAGGTTGATCACGCCATCGTTGGGCATCAGATAACGGGCGCGGACGCTGGCCAGATCCTCGCGCTTGTACTTCGGGTCCCACTGGTAGGTGGCGCCCAGGGTCCAGCGGTCGTTGATCATGTAGTTGCCGTCGGCGATCCAGGCCGACTTGCCCTTTTCCACCGGCGCGCCGCCCGGGGTGACGGTCACCCGCGACTCGTCGAAGTACTGGATCTGGCCGATGGAGGCCGAGAAGCGTTCCTTGCCGGTGGTCTGGTCGATGAAGCGGGTACTCAGCGCCATGGTCAGCTGGTTGGCGTCGTTCTGGCGATCGGCGCCGGTATAGCGCGA
This portion of the Stenotrophomonas sp. WZN-1 genome encodes:
- the pdxA gene encoding 4-hydroxythreonine-4-phosphate dehydrogenase PdxA, translating into MRPELALVPGEPAGIGPELCVRLVQQPREDCRLLAFADPDTLHAAAAALNLPLQLLPEDAEARVPGDLRLRAVRNAAPSHFGQADPANAGAVIGALLGAGQACLSGELHGVVTGPVHKAVINDGGIAYSGTTELLADQAGVKVVMMLANHVVRVALATTHLPLREVADAITAPGLELTLRTVHAALRREFGLAAPRIAVLGLNPHAGEDGHLGREELDLVIPLLQRLRAEGMDLVGPLPADTAFLPAKLAGFDTVLAMYHDQGLPVLKYSGFEQAVNLTLGLPYPRVAVDHGTALDLAGRGIADPSSLQAATTLCAQLARQRTLGA